DNA from Oryzisolibacter sp. LB2S:
TGGTTGTCCCAGCCAATCACCAGGTCGCCATCGGCGACGAAGGAGCGCAGCCCGGCCCAGGTGTGCGTGGGCCGGCGGATCTCGAAGCGGCTCACCTCCTCGATGCGGTGAATGCCCAGCGCCACGTCCAGCTCCTCGGGCACCACGTCGTGTGGCGCCACGGGGTCGGCGTTGGCCGGTGAGCCCAGCAGCTGGCCCGCATCGGGCTTGAAGTAATAGTCCTCGGCAATGCCGATCACGGCCGGCCAGCGGGCCGCATCCATGCCCGCGGGCACCGCGAAGGTGAAGGCCGTGCGCCGGCGCGGCTCGAGCCCAATGGGCGGCACGCCGGCCAGGCCCGCCACCACATCGGCCCAGGCGCCCGCTGCGTTGACCACGGCGCCGGCGGTGAAGAGCGTGCCGTCGGCCAGCGTGATCTTCCAGCCGTCGGCCGCGCGCACGAGGCCCGTGACCTCGGCGCTCGTGCGGATCTCGCCGCCGCGCTGGCGCAGGCCGCGCAGAAAGCCCTGGTGCAGCGCATGCACGTCGATGTCGGCGGCGCCGGGCTCGCTCATGCCCGCGGCCACGGCCTCGGGGCGCAGGCAGGGCAGTAGCTGCAGCATCTCCTCCCGCGTCAGGCGGCGCACGTCGGGGTCCAGCGCCAGGGCCTCGCGGTAGGCGGCCTCCAGAAGGTCCAGCTGATGCGGGCCGGCCAGGTAGACCACGCCGCGCGGCGTGAGGATGGGGCCGCTTGCGAACTCGGGCGGCGGCGCGTCGTAGAGCGCGCGGCTCGCACGCGTGAGCGCCCGGATCTGGGGCGTGCCGTAGGTGGCCGAATACAGCGCCGCCGAGCGCCCGGTGGTGTGGTAGCCGGGCTGGGATTCGCGCTCGAGCAGCAGCACGCGGCGCTCCCCGGCCAGCTCCCAGCCCATGGAGGCGCCGGCAATGCCCGCGCCGATGATGACGAAGTCGTATCCATTCATGAGTGTTCCTTCAGGGCGCGGCCGCGTTGCACAAAGCGCTGGTATTCCTCGTCGGGCACGAACAGCCCGCCCGTGGTCCAGACCAGGTGCGTGGCCTGCGGCAGCTGCGCGGCCAGCCCCTGCGCGGCCAGCCAGGCGCGACCCGCATCCGTGCCCAGCAGCATGGCCGGGCCGGCAAAGCCCGCGGCGGCCGAGGGCTCGATGCGCTCGCCAGTCGCGTCCAGCACCCGCACCAGATGGCGAAACAGCTCGTCGTCAGGCACCGTGAGGCAGCCCGAGAGCAGCGGCGCCATCAGTTCGGCCGCGGGCTGCGAGGCGCGCGGTACGGCCAGGCCGTCCGCCTCGGTCTGGTTTGTGAGGCCCCAGTCGTACACCGAAGGGTGGGCACCCTGCCCCGCCAACATCTGCAGCATGAAGCAGGGCGACTGCACGGGCTCGGCAAAAAAGCAGTGCACATGCGGGCCCAGCACCTGGCGCAGGCCAAACGTGATGCCCGCGGGCGCGCCTCCCACGCCGCAGGGCAGGTAGACGAACAGCGGGTGCGCGGCGTCCACCGCGATGCCTGCCGCGTGCAGCTGGCGCTTCAAGTGCGGCGCGGCGGCGCTGTAGCCCAGCAGCAGCGACAGCGAGCGCTCGTCATCGACAAAATGGCTGTACGGGTCGGCGCCGGCCTGGGTGCGGCCCGCGGCCACGGCGGCCTCGTAGTCGCCCGCATGCTCCACCACCTGCACGCCGCGCTGGCGCAGGCGCTGCTTCTTCCATTCCTTGGCCTCGAGTGACATATGCACCACGGCGCGAAAACCCAGGGCCGAGGCGGCCACGCCTATGCTCAGCCCCAGGTTACCGGTGGAGCCCACGGCCACCGTGTGGCGCGCAAACAGCGCGCGCGCGGCCGGGCCGGCCAGGGCCTGGTAGTCCTCGGGGCCCGACGCCGGCGTGAGCAGGCCATGGCCCAGGGCCAGGGCCTCGGCATGCTCGAGCACCTCGTGGATGCCGCCGCGCGCCTTGACCGAACCGGCCACGGGCAGCAGATGGTCGGCCTTGATCCACAGCCGTCCCTGTTCTGCAACCAGGCCCAGGCCCAGGGCCGGCGCCAGCGTGGGCGCGGGCAGCAGCGGCGACTCGATTACGCCGCCCGCCTCATGCAGCTCGGGAAACAGGCGCGCGAGCAGCGGCGCAAAGCGCGCCATCCGCGCCGCGGCCGCCTGTATGTCGCCTGCACCAATCTGGCGGCCGGCGACGGCCAGGCCCTCGGGCGGCTGCGCCTTCCGCCCGGGGTTGAGCCACAGGCAGGGAACTGCCCGGCGCAGCAGCGCGGCCTGAGCATCATGTGTGGTGGCTTCGGTCATGGCTGGCTCGCTTTCAACCTAAAAACGGCAGTTGGACGCGCTTGTCAGTGCCGTGATCGGCGTGCCAGGCAAGGCGCGACGACGCAGCGGGCTCCTGCCCGCAAGGAGGAGCAACGCCGCATGGCGCGTCGAGCGCGGTGCTGGCGAGTGCGTAGCGTGTTCACCCCGCAGGTGAGCATCAGCGAAGCAGCCAAAGTCAATGTCCATGCGGCTCTCGTGAAGATGGCAAGCGGTCAACTGCCGTTTTTAGGTTCAAATCAATAGCTTGTCGCGCTTTATGGACAAGCCTTGGAGGCCAATCTCTTCAATGCCCCGCGGTCTTGGAAAAGAGCTGCATCACCAGCACGCCCCCAACAATCATGGCCATGCCCAACATGGCCGGCAGGTCCAGCTTCTGCCCGTACACAATCCAGCCCACGAGCGAGATCAGCACGATGCCCAGCCCCGACCACACGGCATTGACCACGCCCGTGGGCATGTGGTTCATGACCTTGGAGACCAGATAGAACGCCAGGCAGTAGCCGAGCACGGCCAGCGCCGCCGGCCCCACGCGCGTGAGGCCTTGGGAGGATTTGAGGGCCGAGGTGGCGACGACCTCGGCCACGATGGAGATGCCGAGCAGGATGTAGGGGTGCATGGGGAACCGGGTTGCCGCGGGCGACAGAAATATAAAAATGATAGCTGCTTGCGCTTGTTGGACGGGCGCAAAAGGCCAATTTGCCTCAAATATTCAGCCACCCACGCAGGTCAGACGCTGCTCGCCCAGGCCCGTGGCGCCCAGGCGCATCACGTCGCCCGCACGCAGAAAGCGCGGCGTGGGCTTCTGGCCCAGGCCCACGCCGGCAGGCGTGCCGGTGAGCACCAGGTCGCCGGGCTCGAGCGTCATGAACTGGCTGATGTAGGCCAGCACCGTGGGCAGATCGAAGATGAAGTTGCGCGTGTTGCCGTCCTGCATGCGCTGGCCGTTGACCTCCAGCCACAGGGCGATGGCGTGCGGGTCGGGCAGCTCGTCGGGCGTGACCAGCCATGGGCCCACGGGTGCGAAGCTGTCGCAGCCCTTGCCCTTGTCCCACTGGCCGCCGCGCTCCATCTGGTATCCGCGCTCGGATACATCGTTGGCCAGCACATAGCCGGCCACATGGGCCAGCGCGTCGGCCCGGGCCACCCGGCGCATGCGCGTGCCTATCACCACGCCCAGCTCCACCTCCCAGTCGGTCTTGAGCGCGCCGCTCGGGATGCGTACTTCATCCTCGGGCCCGCAGAGCGCGCTGGTGGCCTTCAT
Protein-coding regions in this window:
- a CDS encoding FAD-dependent oxidoreductase; the protein is MNGYDFVIIGAGIAGASMGWELAGERRVLLLERESQPGYHTTGRSAALYSATYGTPQIRALTRASRALYDAPPPEFASGPILTPRGVVYLAGPHQLDLLEAAYREALALDPDVRRLTREEMLQLLPCLRPEAVAAGMSEPGAADIDVHALHQGFLRGLRQRGGEIRTSAEVTGLVRAADGWKITLADGTLFTAGAVVNAAGAWADVVAGLAGVPPIGLEPRRRTAFTFAVPAGMDAARWPAVIGIAEDYYFKPDAGQLLGSPANADPVAPHDVVPEELDVALGIHRIEEVSRFEIRRPTHTWAGLRSFVADGDLVIGWDNHVPGFFWLAAQGGYGIQSAAGAALLARNLALGEPLNVRLAQEGVTPAALSPARLR
- a CDS encoding D-serine ammonia-lyase, translating into MTEATTHDAQAALLRRAVPCLWLNPGRKAQPPEGLAVAGRQIGAGDIQAAAARMARFAPLLARLFPELHEAGGVIESPLLPAPTLAPALGLGLVAEQGRLWIKADHLLPVAGSVKARGGIHEVLEHAEALALGHGLLTPASGPEDYQALAGPAARALFARHTVAVGSTGNLGLSIGVAASALGFRAVVHMSLEAKEWKKQRLRQRGVQVVEHAGDYEAAVAAGRTQAGADPYSHFVDDERSLSLLLGYSAAAPHLKRQLHAAGIAVDAAHPLFVYLPCGVGGAPAGITFGLRQVLGPHVHCFFAEPVQSPCFMLQMLAGQGAHPSVYDWGLTNQTEADGLAVPRASQPAAELMAPLLSGCLTVPDDELFRHLVRVLDATGERIEPSAAAGFAGPAMLLGTDAGRAWLAAQGLAAQLPQATHLVWTTGGLFVPDEEYQRFVQRGRALKEHS
- a CDS encoding SMR family transporter, producing MHPYILLGISIVAEVVATSALKSSQGLTRVGPAALAVLGYCLAFYLVSKVMNHMPTGVVNAVWSGLGIVLISLVGWIVYGQKLDLPAMLGMAMIVGGVLVMQLFSKTAGH
- a CDS encoding fumarylacetoacetate hydrolase family protein → MKLIRHGQAGAERAGMVDAQGVPRDLSMLLPDITPAQLSPRTLSALAAINATRLPAIAPGTRLGCPVAGIGKIVCVGLNYADHAAEAGLPPPAEPVLFMKATSALCGPEDEVRIPSGALKTDWEVELGVVIGTRMRRVARADALAHVAGYVLANDVSERGYQMERGGQWDKGKGCDSFAPVGPWLVTPDELPDPHAIALWLEVNGQRMQDGNTRNFIFDLPTVLAYISQFMTLEPGDLVLTGTPAGVGLGQKPTPRFLRAGDVMRLGATGLGEQRLTCVGG